The Argopecten irradians isolate NY chromosome 16, Ai_NY, whole genome shotgun sequence genome window below encodes:
- the LOC138311043 gene encoding interphotoreceptor matrix proteoglycan 2-like codes for MAVVVEFPFSNSLNDPSTVLYQTYETEFKKMIRTQYETNEGFRSVTILNFTQGSVECNYKMNFEGVDKNTALEELSETDWSNQNLTIGNETHSVSVTKTLRRTKELIDRQQNLGICDLQSNCNSYQICADGSNDGFVCRSKCTQITCGQYGECLLHPMPGENATCRCHPNSIFEHYSDNCDKSADLANILAVVSGEGGAVVIIVVVIIVCICWNRKTKKDVFRNAHENGNEFSMPTKVKQWTANRAYNVGEGARRKRSKSDYTWGSSRNDRPSGYYNGWSGTNEFDTEMPRMYIPMAVRRTPSDHCSPSVHEQRRPEYHELGDAYRSLDTENQMFIRRPTLSTRHSGMFGYRERFV; via the exons ATGGCTGTCGTTGTGGAATTTCCATTTAGTAACAGTTTAAATGACCCTTCGACAGTTCTTTATCAAACTTACGAAACCGAGTTCAAGAAAATG ataAGAACGCAATACGAAACTAATGAAGGTTTCCGGAGTGTCACTATTTTAAACTTTAC ACAAGGCAGTGTGGAATGTAACTACAAGATGAATTTTGAGGGCGTGGATAAAAACACAGCTCTGGAAGAATTAAGTGAAACAGACTGGAGCAATCAGAATTTGACAATCGGCAATGAAACACATAGTGTTAGCGTTACCAAGACGCTCAGAAGAACGAAGGAGCTTATTGATCGAc AACAAAATTTGGGTATTTGTGACTTGCAAAGCAACTGCAACTCATACCAAATTTGTGCAGATGGTTCTAACGATGGTTTTGTATGTAGATCTAAATGTACACAAATAACCTGTGGACAGTACGGAGAATGCTTACTGCATCCAATGCCGGGAGAGAATGCCACATGCAG GTGCCATCCTAACTCCATATTTGAGCACTACAGTGACAACTGCGATAAGTCTGCTGACCTCGCCAACATTTTGGCCGTGGTCAGTGGTGAAGGGGGAGCAGTggtcatcatcgtcgtcgtcatcatcgTCTGTATTTGCTGGAATAGGAAGACGAAGAAAGACGTGTTCAGAAACGCACA cgAAAATGGCAATGAGTTTAGTATGCCAACCAAAGTGAAACAGTGGACAGCCAACAGGGCGTATAATGTTGGAGAGGGTGCGAGGCGGAAACGATCTAAATCAGACTACACGTGGGGAAGCTCCAGGAATGACCGACCGAGCGGCTATTATAATGGATGGAGCGGTACAAACGAATTTGACACAGAAATG CCCCGTATGTATATACCGATGGCAGTAAGACGGACACCAAGTGATCACTGCTCCCCTTCTGTGCATGAGCAAAGACGACCCGAGTACCATGAACTTGGCGATGCATACAGGTCACTTGATACAGAAAATCAG ATGTTTATCAGACGCCCGACATTATCAACGCGTCATAGCGGGATGTTTGG CTACCGGGAGCGATTTGTTTGA